ATCCTGGGTTTATCGAATGTCCGGGCGAGCCATGATACTTTAACTGTCAGTCAATTTAGGCAGTTATACGAAAGTTTACTTGCAGAGAAAACACTTGTAAGTGAGATAAAAAAGGATGGAATGGATGTTAGAAAAGAAAGGATTTTTGGGAAGGCTATTGATATTGATGACGGTCAATTTGAACTACCTGTAAAGATAATAATCACAACCAGCAAGAATGGGGAAATTCAACAAAAGATTGCAATTGATGTTTTGGATGTGGTACATAATTTGGGTGGTTCTGCTATATTTTCTGAAGAGGTAAGAAAAACTTCTATTGAGAATAAAGGACAGGAACCATTTACGACTAGCGAAGTACAATTCCAAGGTGAGTTTCACCTTCAAAAAAACGATAAAGGTGGATTTGATGTTCACAATTTTGGATTACAACCATCTGTTCTTGTAAAGGACGGTAGCACGAGTTTGGCTGGAAACATGATGTTATATTCATGTTTTCCAGAGAGCGGCGTTACCAAATGTGTGTTAACTATCCGAGATTACGTGTTGGGTGAATATAAACCATTAGAAGGATTTGCGCTCGTTGAACCCGCTGGTGGAGACGTTGTGGAAGTTGGCGTAGAGGTTAAACAATAAATCAAGATTGCAAATTCAATGTGCTGAGGTGTAATCGTTAGAACATTGAAAATTATACAAATCAACAGTAAAATTTTGGAGGTTAATAATGATGAGAAAAATAATTTTTGCCTTTTCAATAATGGGCATGTTAGCGTCATGTGCTACTTATAATCCCGTGGTTGATCCTCAGTCTGTACGAAGTGATGATAAATATTATCAGGATCGTGCAGAATGCCGTGCGTTAGCACAGGCAAACACAAGTACTACGAAATCAGTGGCCAAGGATGCATTAATTGGAGGTGCGGTTGGAGCGGGCACCGGATCATTAATTGGGGTAATTGCCGGCGATACTGTCAAGGGCCTAGCCCTTGGTTCGGT
The Thermodesulfobacteriota bacterium genome window above contains:
- a CDS encoding glycine zipper domain-containing protein → MMRKIIFAFSIMGMLASCATYNPVVDPQSVRSDDKYYQDRAECRALAQANTSTTKSVAKDALIGGAVGAGTGSLIGVIAGDTVKGLALGSVIGGVAGGAKGVYEGNKDYEQIYRNCMIGRGYKVLN